From one Mytilus trossulus isolate FHL-02 chromosome 10, PNRI_Mtr1.1.1.hap1, whole genome shotgun sequence genomic stretch:
- the LOC134686749 gene encoding alpha-taxilin-like isoform X3, translating to MAFSWFLSTFRTLSSCFLRGKSRKIKQHPDEREEIKPVPEPLAEPEVVQIAQPVNESFSKQEVKSELSSYFEHQVQIATACEQIPDLVSIDTDQAPDTFSASNQSVAWLGEEVLSEDLSDLDCFVEPVTLSGVEVKSVLKYPRKDSVTVYQQDSFDSDSKCKEESLIDVEDLKEVEQKQSFPVGELQSFDYYHQLIAEDLRIIEVMEKVENFATEQLNQEQGVNSEISGLSESALSSLVQQMTAPDPAERDGSPDSQNGSMHASTGSEGLEEALSRDLKINGEKTDLSEDKNKKKEDTDSKKIDKKSKKKEDKTIDHILRALNSLHTTEEKLAALCKKYADLHEEHRTVNSTVKQMQRKLSVTTREKDQLQTEHTKAVMAKSKLEGLCRELQKHNQVIRQESLQRAREEDEKRKEISGKFQTTIGEIQQQMQDHHERNTKLREENTELASKLKKFIEQYETREKQVEKVMQHRELEQKLADARLAQSNAILKEEQERSKREKEVLLLQATEAQKKSVLLEAQLNMYKERYEEFQSTINKSNDMFQKFKTEMDKMTKRIKKLEKDGAAWKNKWENANKALLDMVEEKQAYDKEKPMLMAKINKLESLCRAMQAERLGRKVLEASGMDMTKLETEASGKAATGEVSESTSTKTPADGAADGDTPLLDEGTVCSEENTSPSNCDDKTQACSADSTTQQGETCDTSPGEDPSNTNQDNSNQSDGATGNLSQSNDVSVPDSSGQA from the exons ATGGCATTCTCCTGGTTCCTCTCAACATTTAGAACTCTCTCTTCATGTTTTCTTCGtggaaaatcaagaaaaattaaacaG cATCCAGACGAAAGAGAAGAGATAAAGCCTGTGCCTGAACCACTAGCTGAACCAGAAGTTGTTCAGATAGCACAACCAGTGAACGAATCTTTTTCAAAGCAGGAAGTAAAATCAGAACTTTCGTCATATTTTGAGCATCAAGTTCAGATTGCGACTGCTTGTGAACAAATTCCCGATCTTGTCTCTATAGACACAGACCAAGCCCCAGATACTTTTTCTGCATCTAATCAATCAGTTGCTTGGTTAGGAGAAGAAGTACTGTCAGAGGATCTTTCAGATTTAGATTGTTTCGTCGAGCCCGTGACTCTTTCCGGTGTGGAAGTTAAATCTGTATTAAAGTATCCACGGAAAGATTCAGTGACTGTTTATCAGCAAGATAGCTTTGATAGTGATAGCAAGTGTAAAGAGGAATCGTTAATTGACGTTGAGGATTTAAAAGAGGTAGAACAAAAACAATCGTTTCCTGTCGGAGaacttcaaagttttgattattATCATCAGCTTATTGCAGAGGATTTACGCATAATTGAAGTCATGGAGAAAGTTG AAAATTTTGCCACAGAACAATTAAATCAAGAACAAGGTGTGAACTCTGAGATCTCCGGTTTGAGTGAGAGTGCTCTGTCTTCCCTGGTCCAACAGATGACAGCCCCAGACCCTGCTGAGAGAGATGGATCTCCTGACAGTCAGAATGGCTCCATGCATGCCAGTACTGGGTCGGAAGGGTTAGAGGAGGCATTGAGTAGAGATCTGAAAATAAATGGGGAGAAAACCGATCTATCCGaagataaaaacaagaaaaaagaggacactgattccaaaaaaattgacaaaaaaagtaaaaagaaggAGGATAAAACTATAG atCATATTCTGAGAGCTTTGAACAGCCTACATACGACAGAAGAAAAATTAGCTGCCTTGTGTAAAAAGTATGCTGATCTCCATGAGGAACACAGAACTGTAAATTCTACAGTCAAACAAATGCAGCGTAAACTTAGTGTG ACAACAAGAGAAAAAGATCAGTTACAAACTGAGCACACAAAAGCAGTAATGGCTAAAAGTAAACTGGAGGGATTGTGTAGAGAGTTACAGAAACACAACCAAGTTATTAGG caAGAAAGTTTACAAAGAGCCAGAGAAGAAGatgaaaagagaaaagaaatatCAGGGAAATTCCAG ACAACTATTGGTGAGATTCAACAACAAATGCAAGATCATCATGAAAGAAACACAAAGCTACGAGAGGAAAATACAGAGTTAGCCAGTAAACTTAAAAAGTTTATAGAACAATATGAAACAAGGGAAAAG CAAGTAGAAAAGGTGATGCAACATAGAGAACTAGAACAAAAGTTAGCTGATGCCAGGTTAGCTCAGTCAAATGCAATACTAAAGGAAGAACAAGAAAgatcaaaaagagaaaaagaagtG ctgTTACTCCAAGCAACAGAAGCACAAAAGAAATCAGTCCTTTTGGAGGCAcag TTAAACATGTACAAAGAGAGATATGAGGAATTCCAGTCTACCATTAATAAAAGTAACGACATGTTCcagaaatttaaaacagaaatggATAAG ATGACAAAGAGAATAAAGAAGTTAGAGAAAGATGGGGCAGCATGGAAAAACAAATGGGAAAATGCTAACAAAGCTTTATTAGATATGGTAGAAGAA AAACAAGCCTATGATAAAGAGAAACCAATGTTGATGGCCAAGATCAACAAATTAGAATCTCTCTGTAGAGCCATGCAGGCAGAAAGGCTAGGTAGAAAAGTACTGGAGGCATCAGGAATGg ATATGACAAAATTAGAAACAGAAGCTTCTGGGAAGGCTGCCACAGGGGAGGTTAGTGAATCAACATCAACAAAAACACCAGCAGATGGTGCTGCTGATGGTGACACACCCCTTCTAGATGAAGGAACAGTGTGTTCAGAAGAGAACACATCTCCTTCAAACTGTGATGATAAAACACAGGCATGTTCTGCAGACTCTACAACACAGCAAGGAGAAACATGTGATACATCACCTGGTGAAGATCCATCCAATACAAACCAAGATAACAGTAACCAATCAGATGGTGCCACAGGAAATCTGAGCCAATCAAATGATGTTTCTGTCCCTGACAGCAGTGGACAAGCATAG